The window CCCGCCGGCTCACGATGACCTGGGTCACCTGTCCCCCCTCCAACCCCATGTCCGTCTCGGCGACATGGATCAGCCGGGGCAGCGCGTCCCAGTTCACCCGGGCGATGTCGAAGGTGGGGCGGTCGTGCGTCCGGCCTCCACCGTCCCTCTTCTCGCCCTTCCCCTCCCGGTAGGTGAAGGAGTTCCAGACCTCTCCGTCCTTCGAGGGGATCTGGGCGGAGGCGTAGGTCTTGTCCAGCGTGAAGCTGAGCACGGTGGTCCGGCCGGTCACCCGCTCGATCTCGCGGACGACCTTGCGGGCCCCGGCGGGCGTCATCAGGTTCTCCTCCGCGGTGCGCGAGGGCGAGGGCGAGGGTGACGGGGAGCTGGGTGCGGCGGGGCTGGACGGAGGAGTCTGTCCGGCGGCCGGCTTGTCCTCCCCGCCGAGGAGTACGTCCTGCCGGAACGCCAGGCCGACGACGAGCGCTGCCACGGCCGTGGGCACGAGCAGCCAACGCCATGACCGCCCACGGGTGGGCCGGACCGGTGCCGGGGACGCCGTACCGGGAACGGCCTCGTCGGTGGCGGCGTCCGCCGCGCTGCCGGGCGTCCTCGCCTCGGGCGTCCTCACCTCGGGCGCTTCGGTCTCCGGTTCCCGGGCGCCGGCTGGCCCGGGGGCGGTGGCTTCGCCCGTGCCGTCCGGGGAAGCGGCGCCGGCCGGCTCCCCGGACGGCGCGGGCCGCGCCCCGGGCTCCGGCTCCGACGGTGACGGGACGGAGAGTACGGTCCGCTGCCGCTCTCCGGCCGCCTCCGCGAGCAGTTGGTCCAGGAGCCGCGCGTCGGGCCGGGAGGCGACGTCCTTGACGAGCACGGACCGCAGTACGGGACCGAGGGCACCCGCGCGCCGGGGCGGTGGGACGTCCTCCTCCAGGATCGCGGCCAGGGTGGCGAGGGTGGAGGAGCGGCGCATGGGATGGTGCCCCTCGACGGCGGCGTAGAGCATCATCGCCAGGGACCAGAGGTCCGAGGAGGGGTCGTCGTCGTGGCCGCGCAGGCGCTCGGGGGCCATGTAGTCGGGCGAGCCGATGAGTTCGCCGGTGTGGGTGAGGACGGTGGCGGCCTCGCGTATCGCGGCGATGCCGAAGTCGGTGAGCAGGGGGGACCCGTCGGCGCGCAGCAGGACGTTGCCGGGTTTGACGTCCCGGTGCAGGATGCCGGCGCCGTGGGCGGCGCGCAGGCCGGCCAGTACGCCCCGGCCCAGTCGCGCCGTCTCGGTGGGGGTGCACGGGCCGCGCTCCAGGCGGTCCTGGAACGATCCGCCCGGGACCAGCTCCATCACCAGCCAGGGATGCTCCACCTCGGCCGAGCTCACGATGTGGTGGATCGTCACCACGTTGGCATGGTTGATCCGCGCGAGCGAGACGGCCTCGCGCAGCACCCGCTTGCGGATCATCTCCGCCGCGTCGGGCCGCAACCGCAGCAGCTCCGGATCCGGCGGGCGTACCTCCTTCAGCGCCACGTCACGGCGGAGAACGAGGTCCCGGGCCCGCCAGACGAGCCCCATCCCACCGCCGCCCAGCCGCTCCAGCAGCTCGAATCTTCCGTCGACCACATGTCCTTCGGCCCCCGTCGTCATGGCAGAACACTAAGGGCGGCCGACGCGCCGGGGCAGGCGGACGGGGACGGTCCTCACGCGACCTCGAACCCCATCCCCACCGCGATGCCCACGGCCTGCACGGGGTCGATGCGGGCGCCGGCGAGGGCGGTGCGGTCCAGGGTGTGGGCGTCGAGGGAGGTCAGGTCGGAGCCACGCAGGTCGGCATCGGTGAGGCTGACCCCGGCGAGGAGGGCGCCGGAGAGGTCGGTGCCGGTGACCACCGCCTCGTCCAGGCGGGCGCCGCGCAGGTCGGCCTCGCGCATCCGGACGCCGTCGAGCGTGGCCTTGCGCAGGTCGGCGCGGGGGAACGAGGTGAAGGACCAGTCGCCGTCGGTCACCCTCAGAAGCTGGAAGGAGCAGTCGTCGAAGGTGGAGCCGACCGCCTTGCACTGGTCGAGCTGGGCGTCGAAGAAGCTGCAACGACGGAACTCGCAGTGGGTGAAGGCGGTGGCGGTGAGGCGGGAGACGTTGAAGCGGACTCCGGAGAAGGTGCAGCGGTCGAAGCGGGCCCCGGAGCCGGTGGTCTCCGTCCAGTCCGTGTCGTAGAAGTCGCAGGCGGTGTAGGCGAGGCCGGTGAGGTCGCGGCCGTACCAGTCGTCGCCGCGCAGCGTCTCGCCGGTGACGGGCGCGGGGTCCTCGGGGCGGGGGGTCGGGTCAGGTGCGGGCATGGGGCCGATTGAACACCCCGGGACCGACAGCGGCCGGGCGCCGGGCACCGGGTCCGCCGGGTACCGCCCTACCGCAGCAGCGCTCCGGTCCCGTCCGGCACCTGGTGCGGCCTGAGGATCTCCGAGAACTCCGCGCCCGCCGCCACCGCCGATCTGAGCAGCAGCGGCCCGGCCTGCCCGGCGAAGGCGGTCGGATCGCCGTCGAGGGCGGCGGCCTGGGTGGCGAGGGCTCGCGGGTCGGTGGCGGAGGCGTGGAGCCTCGGGTCGTGCTCGCGGTCGGCGGCGAGCAGGAGGGTGGTGGCGCGGCCGCGCGCGAAGGCGGTGGCGGTGTCGGTGACGCCCTCGGCGGCGCGGTGGCGGGCCAGGTCGCCGCGGAAGCGTTCCAGGGCGGCGCGGTGGCGGGCGGTGGTGGCGTCGTGCAGGGCCGCGTCGACACTGCGGCGCAACTCGGCGAGGGCCGCCGGGTCGCCGCCACTGGGACGGCCGCCGGAGACGAGGACCAGGTCGGGCGGGACGTCGCCGGGCGCCGAGAGGGCGGGCGAGAGGCGCGCGCGGAGCGATTCGAGGACATGGGGGTCACCGGTGACCGCCACCATGCGTGCCCTGACCTCGTGGACCGCCGCCAGCACGTCCTGCGCGACCTGGTCGGCGACGCTCGCCCAGTCGCCCTCGCGGCGGCGCCGGGTGACGCCGGTGACGGGCCCGTCGGCCAGCAGTCCGGCCAGGTGCAGGGTGGTGCCGTGGAAGGTGCGGCGGGTGTCGGGCTGTTCGGCGCTGACGGGGAAGGCGTCGACGTCGGCACCGTGCTCGTCCACGGCGACCACGACGTGCGGGAGTTGGTGGTCGAGGTCGACGACGAGGGCCAGCGCGTCGGGGATCGGCAGCAGTGCGGCGTGGTCGCGCGGCGGCGGGGCGGCCAGGGTGTGCGCCCCGAGCAGCCGGCCGCCGGCGGCGAAGACCGACTCGCCCTGCGGCCCGGGCAGGTCGGGGACGCCGCCGACCGCCTTGTCGAGGACGGCCAGGGTCTCCTCGTCGCAGCCGTGCTCGGCGAGACCTTCGCGCAGGGCGCGCCAGCGGTGCTCGACGTGGGTGGCGGAGAGCCGGTCGTCGTGGGTGGTGTCGAGGTGGACGGAGGCGACGGGCGCTCCGAGGTTCTCGGCACTCTCGTAGAGGGATGCGACGGAACGCAGATCCATGACGTCGGGGGCCGGGCCCCTCCACCTCCAGCTCACACCGGTCCAGCACGGACAGGGTGCCCTTTTTAGCATGAGAGGGGCGACATGTCCGGCGGGAACGGCCGCCCGGCCCGTCGGCCCCCGGGTGGCCGGTCCGTACGGGGCGCGTGGGCGGACCGTGTGAGAGCTGCCTCTCACGCCTGCCGCAAGCCTGGCCGACAAGGCAGACTGTCACCTGCGTTTCCCCGTGTGCACAGGCGGGACCCAAGAGACGCGGACGAGTGGACGCAGGGGGACGGGATGAACGGCGGAGCACCGGTACCGGAGCAGCGCTCGGTCTCCGGAGGCGTGCCGGAGCAGCCCACGGGACCGGCCGCGGAACGGCTCGGCCCGGCGGAGAGCGCCCCGGCGGAGAGCGCCGCGGCGGGCGACCTCGGCTCGGCGATGCGCTACTCCGTGCTCGGCCCCGTCCGGGCCTGGCGCGGCGGCGACCGGCTCGCCCCCGGCACCCCGCAGCAGCAGGCGCTGCTCGCCGTGCTGCTGCTGCGCGAGGGCCGCACCGCCACCGCACCCGAACTCATCGACGCCCTGTGGGGCGAGGAGCCGCCCTCGCAGGCGCTCCCCGCCATCCGCACCTACGCCTCCCGGCTGCGCAAGGTCCTCGCCCCGGGCGACCTCGCCAGCGTCTCCGGGGGCTACGCCCTCACCGTGCGCCCCGGCGCCCTCGACCTGACGGTGGCCCAGGAGCTGGCCGCCGAGGCGGAGAAGGCGGCCGGGTCGGGCGACCTCTGCCAGGCCCGCACCCTGCTCAACAAGGCGCTCGGCCTGTGGGAGGGCGAGGCGCTGGCCGGGGTGCCGGGCCCGCACGGGCGCACCCAGCGGACCCGCCTGGAGGAGTGGCGCCTGCAACTCCAGGAGAACCTGCTGGAGATGGACCTCGAACAGGGCTGCCACACCGAGGCCGTCTCGGAGCTGACGGCGCTCACCGCGGCCCACCCGCTCCGCGAGCACCTGCGCGAGCTGTTGATGCTCGCGCTGTACCGCTCCGGCCGCCAGGCGGAGGCCCTCGCCGTCTACGCCGACACCCGCCGCCTGCTCGCGGAGGAACTCGGCGTCGACCCGCGCGCCGGGCTGCGGGAGCTCCAGAGCCGGATCCTCGCCGCCGACCCGGCCCTCGCCGAGCCCGAGACCCCGGCCGAGCAGCCCGCCTCCGCCCCGGTGCGCCCGGCCCAGCTCCCCGCCACCGTCCCGGACTTCACCGGCCGGGCCGCCTTCGTCGCCGAACTGGGCGACGCCCTCGGCTCGGTCGGCGGCCGGGTGATGGCCGTCTCCGCCGTCGCGGGCATCGGCGGCGTCGGCAAGACCACCCTCGCCGTGCACGTCGCGCACGCCGCCCGCGCCGCCTTCCCCGACGGCCAGCTCTACGTCGACCTCCAGGGCACCGACGGCAGCGCCGCCGACCCCGAGACGGTCCTCGGCTCCTTCCTGCGCGCCCTCGGCACCCCGGAGTCGGCCGTTCCGACGGGCCTGGACGAGCGGGCCGCCCTGTACCGCTCCACGCTCGACGGCCGCCGCGTCCTGGTCCTCCTCGACAACGCCCGTGACGCCGCCCAGATCCGGCCGCTGCTGCCCGGCGCCGGGGGCTGCGCCGCCCTCATCACCTCCCGGGTGCGGATGGTGGACCTGGCCGGGGCGCACCTGGTCGACCTCGACGTGATGTCGCCGGAGGAGGCGCTCCAGCTCTTCACCCGCATCGTCGGCACCGAACGCGTCGGCGCGGAGCGCGAGGCGGCCCTCGACGTCGTCGCCGCCTGCGGCTTCCTGCCGCTCGCCATCCGCATCGCCGCCTCCCGGCTCGCCTCCCGCCGCACCTGGACCGTCTCGGTGCTGGCCGCCAAACTCGCCGACGAACGGCGCCGCCTGGACGAACTCCAGGCCGGCGACCTCGCCGTCAAGGCCACCTTCGAGCTGGGCTACGGCCAGCTCGAACCCGCCCAGGCCCGCGCCTTCCGGCTGCTGGGCCTCGCCGACGGCCCCGACATCTCGCTGGACGCCGCGCGGGCCCTGCTCGACCTGGACGCCGAGGCCACCGAGGACCTCCTCGAATCCCTCGTCGACACCAGCCTCCTGGAGTCCGCCGCCCCGGGCCGTTACCGCTACCACGACCTGGTCCGCCTCTACGCCCGCGCCTGCGCCGAGCGCGACGAGGGGCCCGAGCGGGCCGCCGCCCTCTCCCGCCTCCTCGACTTCTACCTGGCGACCGCCGCGGGCGTGTACGCCCTGGAGCGCCCCGGCGACCAGCTCCACGCCCACCTGGCCCCCACCGAGGTGCCGGGCCTCGCCTTCACCGACCGTACGGCCGCCTGGGACTGGCTGTTCCGGGAGGCGTCCTGCGTGCTGGCATGTGTACGCCAGCACGCCGGGGGTGAGACGCTGCGGCGTGCCGTCGATCTGCTCTTCGCGGCGAAGGACCTGGCCGAGTCGGGGGCCGACGCCCGCCAGTACGAGCAGGTGGCGGTGGTGGCGCTGGCGGCCGCCGAGGAGCGCGGGGACCTGCTCGCCCAGGCCAGGGCGCGCACCGTCCTCGCCCACTCCTACCGGCTGACCGGCAAGCTGACGCAGGCCGACGAGGAGGCCGACCACGGTATGCGGCTGAGCGCCGCCGCCGGTGACCCGGTCGCGGGTGGCTACGCCTCGAACATCCGCGGCATCGTCGCGATCTACCACAACCGGCACACCGAGGCCCGCGCCTACCTGGGCCGCGCCATCGAGGAGTTCCGCGCCGACGCCAACCGCCCGAGCGAGGCCAGCGCCCTCAGCAACCTCTCCCGCGTCCTGCTCCAGACCGGCGAGCCCGCCGAGGCCGTCGCCCTCGCCGAACGCGCCCTCGCCATCTACAACGAGGTCGGCCTCACCTGGCGCCTGGCCAACGGGAGGTACGCCCTCGGGCTGGCCCTGGCCGCCTCCGGCCGCCACGAGGAGGCGATGGCCCAGCTCAGCGCGGCGCTGCCGGTCTTCCAGGAGAACCGCCAGCCGCTCTGGGAGGGCATGACGCTCTTCCGCATGGCCGGGGTCGCGCTGGACACCGGCGAGCCCGCCAAGGCGGCCACCCTGGCCGAACAGGCCCTCGCCCAGCTCCGCAGGATCGGTGGCGACTGGCGACGCGGCAACGTCCTCACCGTCCTCGGCAAGTCCCTCTTCGCCCTCGGCCAGCAGGGCCGTGCGCGCGCCTGCTGGACGGAGGCGCTGGGCGTGTACGAGCGTCTGGGCAGGCCGGAGGCGTCGGAGGTACGCGAACTGCTGGCTCACGCGCCGCAGTGAGTGTCAGTCACCTGTCCTAGGGTGCGAGCACGTTCATCGAACGTTTATCGGCGTCCGCCATGCTCCTCGTATCGATCCGTCGCGTCGGGGGGCAGACGGATCGCCGTGGCCGCCTCGCCGGGCGGCCCGGGTCCTGTCCGGCGTCCTCAGGGGGAGGCGCCGGGTGGGACCCTCTCCGGCACGCGGCCGGTCCAGCCTGACCGGACCGGCCGGCCGCCGGAGCGCACACCCATCCGCACGTTCAGGACATCAGGACATGGAGTCCAGCATGAGTGAAGAGAAGAAGAAGGACCCGGTCGTCGTCAAGCCGCAGGACGACCACGCCACCGGCGTCAAGGAGCCGAAGCCGCTGGACGACCACGCCACGGGCGTCAAGCCGCTCGACGACCACGCCACCGGCGAAGAGGTCTGACCTTCCTCCAGACGTCCTCCTCCCCGCACGGGGGATGCCGGGTCCGCGTTCCGGGGGGAGCCGCGGACCGGCGGAGGGAGGAGGAACGGGGGTACGCACGGGGGATCGGCCGCGGCGGCGCGGAGGGGGAGCCGCCGCGGCCGACGTGCGTCCCGGCCCGGGCGGGCGGCGGACGGCCCGTAAAACCAGGTGCGCCCCAAGGCCTCGATGGGCGACGGTGCCCCCATGACCTCACGCGTACGCCACATCACCCTCGACAGCCACGACCCTTACCGTCAGGGCCAGTTCTGGGCCCAGGCGCTGGGCGGCCGGGTCTCGGACGAGGACTTCCCCGGTGATCCGGAGGCGCTGGTGCTCTCCGAGGGCGCCGTGCTCCTGTTCGTCACCGTGCCCGAGACCAAGACGCTGAAGAACCGCGTCCACCTCGACCTCCAGCCCGAGGACCGCACCCGGGACGAGGAGGTGGCCCGCCTCCTGGGACTCGGCGCCCGGCTGGTGGACGACCGGCGCCGCCCGGACGGACGCGGCTTCGCGGTCCTCGCCGACCCGGAGGGCAACGAGTTCTGCGTGGAGCCCTCGGCGGCGGAACGCGCCGCCTGACCCGCCCCACCAGCCACCACCTGAGAGCGAGCCACGTGCCCGTCCCCTCCCCCGCCTTCGTCCCGCGCCCCCTGCGCACCGGCCGCCTCGACCTGCTCCCGCTCCTCCCGGACCACGCCGAGGAACTGGCCGCCGCCCTCGACGACCCCGCCCTGCACGCCTTCACCGGCGGCGAGCCGCTCCGCGCGCCGGCCCTGCGGGAGCGGTACGCGCGCTGGGCGGCGGGATCACCCGACCCCCGGGTGGTGTGGGCCAACTGGGCGGTCCGGCTGCGCGAGACCGGTGCCCTGGTCGGCACCGTGCAGGCGACGGTGGGCCCGACCCCGGTCGCCGAGGTGGCGTGGGTGACGGGGACACCGTGGCAGGGCCGCGGCATCGCCACCGAGGCGGCCAAGGCGCTGGTGGCCGAGGTGCTGCGGCAGGGCGTACCGACCGTCGTGGCCCACGTCCACCCGGAACACGGCGCCTCCGTCGCCGTCGCCGCGGCGGCCGGCCTGCGCCCCGCACCGCACTGGCAGGACGGGGAACGGCGGTGGGAGCGGGCCGGGGAGGCCGGCAAGGCCTGAGCGGCCGCACCGCCGGGCTCGCCGGGCGTGGGGGGGACGTCAGACCGTCACCGCCCTGACCCGGTCCACCTCGCAGTCGCGGACCTGGGCGGCCTTGCGGGGGCTGGT is drawn from Streptomyces diastaticus subsp. diastaticus and contains these coding sequences:
- a CDS encoding AfsR/SARP family transcriptional regulator; the encoded protein is MNGGAPVPEQRSVSGGVPEQPTGPAAERLGPAESAPAESAAAGDLGSAMRYSVLGPVRAWRGGDRLAPGTPQQQALLAVLLLREGRTATAPELIDALWGEEPPSQALPAIRTYASRLRKVLAPGDLASVSGGYALTVRPGALDLTVAQELAAEAEKAAGSGDLCQARTLLNKALGLWEGEALAGVPGPHGRTQRTRLEEWRLQLQENLLEMDLEQGCHTEAVSELTALTAAHPLREHLRELLMLALYRSGRQAEALAVYADTRRLLAEELGVDPRAGLRELQSRILAADPALAEPETPAEQPASAPVRPAQLPATVPDFTGRAAFVAELGDALGSVGGRVMAVSAVAGIGGVGKTTLAVHVAHAARAAFPDGQLYVDLQGTDGSAADPETVLGSFLRALGTPESAVPTGLDERAALYRSTLDGRRVLVLLDNARDAAQIRPLLPGAGGCAALITSRVRMVDLAGAHLVDLDVMSPEEALQLFTRIVGTERVGAEREAALDVVAACGFLPLAIRIAASRLASRRTWTVSVLAAKLADERRRLDELQAGDLAVKATFELGYGQLEPAQARAFRLLGLADGPDISLDAARALLDLDAEATEDLLESLVDTSLLESAAPGRYRYHDLVRLYARACAERDEGPERAAALSRLLDFYLATAAGVYALERPGDQLHAHLAPTEVPGLAFTDRTAAWDWLFREASCVLACVRQHAGGETLRRAVDLLFAAKDLAESGADARQYEQVAVVALAAAEERGDLLAQARARTVLAHSYRLTGKLTQADEEADHGMRLSAAAGDPVAGGYASNIRGIVAIYHNRHTEARAYLGRAIEEFRADANRPSEASALSNLSRVLLQTGEPAEAVALAERALAIYNEVGLTWRLANGRYALGLALAASGRHEEAMAQLSAALPVFQENRQPLWEGMTLFRMAGVALDTGEPAKAATLAEQALAQLRRIGGDWRRGNVLTVLGKSLFALGQQGRARACWTEALGVYERLGRPEASEVRELLAHAPQ
- a CDS encoding GNAT family N-acetyltransferase → MPVPSPAFVPRPLRTGRLDLLPLLPDHAEELAAALDDPALHAFTGGEPLRAPALRERYARWAAGSPDPRVVWANWAVRLRETGALVGTVQATVGPTPVAEVAWVTGTPWQGRGIATEAAKALVAEVLRQGVPTVVAHVHPEHGASVAVAAAAGLRPAPHWQDGERRWERAGEAGKA
- a CDS encoding VOC family protein; protein product: MTSRVRHITLDSHDPYRQGQFWAQALGGRVSDEDFPGDPEALVLSEGAVLLFVTVPETKTLKNRVHLDLQPEDRTRDEEVARLLGLGARLVDDRRRPDGRGFAVLADPEGNEFCVEPSAAERAA
- a CDS encoding pentapeptide repeat-containing protein; the protein is MPAPDPTPRPEDPAPVTGETLRGDDWYGRDLTGLAYTACDFYDTDWTETTGSGARFDRCTFSGVRFNVSRLTATAFTHCEFRRCSFFDAQLDQCKAVGSTFDDCSFQLLRVTDGDWSFTSFPRADLRKATLDGVRMREADLRGARLDEAVVTGTDLSGALLAGVSLTDADLRGSDLTSLDAHTLDRTALAGARIDPVQAVGIAVGMGFEVA
- a CDS encoding serine/threonine-protein kinase, producing the protein MTTGAEGHVVDGRFELLERLGGGGMGLVWRARDLVLRRDVALKEVRPPDPELLRLRPDAAEMIRKRVLREAVSLARINHANVVTIHHIVSSAEVEHPWLVMELVPGGSFQDRLERGPCTPTETARLGRGVLAGLRAAHGAGILHRDVKPGNVLLRADGSPLLTDFGIAAIREAATVLTHTGELIGSPDYMAPERLRGHDDDPSSDLWSLAMMLYAAVEGHHPMRRSSTLATLAAILEEDVPPPRRAGALGPVLRSVLVKDVASRPDARLLDQLLAEAAGERQRTVLSVPSPSEPEPGARPAPSGEPAGAASPDGTGEATAPGPAGAREPETEAPEVRTPEARTPGSAADAATDEAVPGTASPAPVRPTRGRSWRWLLVPTAVAALVVGLAFRQDVLLGGEDKPAAGQTPPSSPAAPSSPSPSPSPSRTAEENLMTPAGARKVVREIERVTGRTTVLSFTLDKTYASAQIPSKDGEVWNSFTYREGKGEKRDGGGRTHDRPTFDIARVNWDALPRLIHVAETDMGLEGGQVTQVIVSRRDGDVELAVPAKDAYGGAWLYADRNGKVLGQSPVS
- a CDS encoding baeRF2 domain-containing protein translates to MDLRSVASLYESAENLGAPVASVHLDTTHDDRLSATHVEHRWRALREGLAEHGCDEETLAVLDKAVGGVPDLPGPQGESVFAAGGRLLGAHTLAAPPPRDHAALLPIPDALALVVDLDHQLPHVVVAVDEHGADVDAFPVSAEQPDTRRTFHGTTLHLAGLLADGPVTGVTRRRREGDWASVADQVAQDVLAAVHEVRARMVAVTGDPHVLESLRARLSPALSAPGDVPPDLVLVSGGRPSGGDPAALAELRRSVDAALHDATTARHRAALERFRGDLARHRAAEGVTDTATAFARGRATTLLLAADREHDPRLHASATDPRALATQAAALDGDPTAFAGQAGPLLLRSAVAAGAEFSEILRPHQVPDGTGALLR